A stretch of DNA from Cupriavidus taiwanensis:
CTCGCCGCGTGTCGGCGGCATGGCAACGCGCATCCGAGACGTCCGCCGGCAGGATCAGGAGTTCCTGATCACCGTCTGGGCAAACTGCCACGAGACGCGCGAGCCCTTGGGTGATGCACTAGACGTGGCGCTGGCCAGTCGACAGCGGCTGACCCTGCCTGATGGCTCGTTTGCCAACCTGCGATCGCGTCCGCTCTCGAATCCGTGGGACGACAGTGGCCAGAAGGAAGGCATCTACCGCCGCGACCTGTGCTGCTGGGTCGAATACGCGACCACCGAAGTGCAGGAGCAGTACGAAGTGACGCAGGGCGAGGTGATCGTTTCCGATGACCTCGGCACCGTGCTGAGAACCAAAATTCTGTGAGCCAACCATGATCCTCCGCGTTATCACCCCATTCAACGGCTACCAGGTCGGTGACGAGATCACCGACGAGAAGGCCGTCGCCGACATCCTGGCGTCCGAGCAGGCCGCCAACGTCGTCAAGGTCGCTGCGCCGGCCGCGAAGTCGAAGTAACCCCACATCGCATACTGCGAGCCACCTTTGGGTGGCTCTTTTCGTTTCTGGAGCCATCCAAATGACCGTAGTCCAAGCAGGGCAGGTGAACCTGACCGCGCAACAGGTGCCCGGCATCATCGTTGCCATTCAACCGCCGGGCCCGGCCCCCATCAACGGCGTGCCGAGCAATATCGGCGGCATCGTCGGCACCGCGACCTGGGGTCCTGTGGGCGTTCCCGTCATGGTGTCGGACTATGCCGGCGGCGCGGCCGTCTTTGGCCAGATGCAGGCCCGCAAGTACGACATGATGACCCTCCTGCGTTGGGCGGCCATGCAGGGTAATGTCGGCGCCTTTTCGCTGGTGCGCGTGACCGACGGCACTGACGTCGCCGCGTCGGCGATCTTCGCCACCAACTTCGTCACGCTGACCTCGAAGTACACCGGCACGCTGGGCAACAGCATCAGCGCCATTCTGGCGGCTGGTACCGCGGCGAACACCGTCAAGCTGACCATCACCCTGGCCGGCTTCCAGCCCGAGGTCTTCGACAACATCCCGGGCTCTGGCGCGACGCAGCGCGACAACATCGTCAAGGCGGTGAATCTCGGCAACAGCCAGTTCCGCGGCCCCTCGACGATCTGCGTGGCCACGGCCGGCGCCGGCTCGACCGGCCCGACCCTCCCGGCGACGATCAACCTGACCGGCGGCACTGACGGCGCAACGACCATCACCGGCTCGGTCCTGCTGGGTACCGACACCGCGCCGCGCAAGGGGCTGTATGCCCTGCGCAAGTCTGGCGCAAGCGTGATCGCGCTGGCCGACTGTGACGACACGACGACCTGGTCCTCGCAGATCGCCTACGGCTTGGGCGAGGGTGCCTACATGCAGCTGGTCGGCCCGGCCGGCGATGCCATCAGCACCGCCTTGACCGCAAAGGCCTCGGCTGGCATCGACAGCTATGCCGGCAAGGTGATCTTCGGTGACTGGGTGTACGTCAACGACACGGTGAACAACCAAGTCCGCCTCATCTCGCCGCAAGCCTTCGCGCTGGGCCTGATGGTCAACCAGTCGCCCGAGAAGAGCACGCTGAACAAGCAACTGCAGGGCATCGTCGCCACGCAGCGCACCTACAGCAACCAGCCGTATTCGCAGGCCGAACTGCTGCAACTGGTGCAGGCCGGCATCGACGTGCTGACCAACCCGTCGCCGGGTGGCAAGTACTTCAGCTTCGTGCTGGGCGTGAACACCAGCAGCGACCAAGGCCAGCGCGAGGATAGCTACACCCGCCTGACCAACTACATCGCCTACAGCATCGATGCCTGGGGCGGCAAGTTCGTCGGTGAGCTGCAGGGCTTCGACGACGAGGACGAAACCCGCGCGAACGCCTTCGCCGGCCTCGACCAGTTCCTCGCGAACATGAAGGGCGTCCGGCCCAGGATGATCGACAACTACAAGGTCGTGCTCGACAAGACGAACAACCCGGACGCGCGGATCCGCTCTGGCTGGATGCAGGGCGACGTCCAGGTGCGCTACCTGGCCGTGGTCCGCAACTTCCTCGTGAACTTGCAAGGCGGTCAAACGACCGTGATCGTGCGGTAAGCACCCGATGAATCCGCCCGGTACGCCGGGCGCCTCTCTCACTGGAGAAACACATGCCGCAACAAGGGCTTTCCGTCGGGCGCGATACCACGCTGGTCATCCAGACCCCCACCGGGTCGCTTCCGATCCCCAAGCTGACTGCCTTCCGCAAGAAGCAGGACACCTCGCAGGAGCGCGTGAAGCTGATCAACGGCGTCTCGCAGCACCTGCGATTCTTCGACGGCTGGTCGGGCTCGTTCAGCATCAACCGCGCCGGCCCGGAGATCGAGGGCTACTTCGATCAACTGGAAACCGACTACTACTCGGGCATCAACGAGCAGCCGTGCCAGATCTACGAGACGGTTTCCGAGCCGAGCGGCGCCATCTCGAAGTGGCGCTATGACGGCGTCGTGCTGTCACTCGACGACGGCGGCGAGGCGGCCGGCGACGCGTCCGTCAAGCTCTCGCTCACCTTCATGGCCTCGCGCCGCATCCGGATCCTGTAACCCATGGCAAAAGTCACCCTCCGCCCGTCCGAAGAGGTTGTCGCGCGCGCCGCGGCCGAGCATACCGTCACGGACACGAACGGGCGCCAGATCACGCTGAAGAAGCCGGGCATCCTGGCGCAATTCCGCTTGGTCGAGGCCATGGGCCCCGATGCGGCTGAGAACGCCGTCTACCGCACGATGTGCATGCCGGTGATCTACGTGGCGGCCATCGATGGCGAGCCGATCATCCCGCCGACCAGCAAGCTGGAACTGGAGGCGCTGATCAGTCAGCTTGACGAGGCCGGATTGATGGCCGTCCAACTCGGCATGGCCAAGGTCGAGGGCGGAGACGGCGGAGGCGCGGACACCGCAAAAAACTAGCCCGGGCCCCGGCGTTTCGGCAGGCGCTGTGGCTCATCAAGAACGGCGTGCCCTATGACGTCGCGTTCTCCTACACCGATGCCGAGCGGTTCGCCGCCTGCGTGGTATTCCGCGAGCTTGAGGGCGCCACCTTCGACTGGGAAGCGATGTCCTACAAGGATCGACCGTGAAGAACTTTCGCAGCCTCGCCGACTTCGCAAACCATTTGACCGTGATGGCCGCCGAATCCAAGGTGGTCACCGGCTACATGGTCGAGAAGGGCGCCGAGTCGATCCAGAAGATCGCCAAGTCGGAGATTGCCCACTACCAGCCAGCCGTGGGCCCGTTTGCAAAGTGGGAAGAACTGACCGCTGAAACGGAGTTCGAGAAGATCCGCCTGGGTTACCCGGTGGATGCGCCCCTTCTGCGCACCGGGGAGATGCGCGACAGCATCAGTTACGTCGTCAGTCTCGAGCGGAATGCGGCTGTCATCGGCTCTGATGACCAAAAGATGGTCTGGCATGAGCAAGGCACGCCGAAAATGCCGCCGCGCGCGGTGTTAGGCCCGGCTGCCATCCGAGCCAACGAGGACTTGAAGCCGCGATTTAGCCGCACCATCGCCGCTTGGCTGGCTGGCCGGAGTTGGCGCTTGCCGCGACTCAAATAGCCCGGCTATCGCCCCTCCAAGGAAGGGAAAGCCGAACACGACGACGGCAATCGCGCCGGTGATGCGCCGCGCGCGCCGGTCCAGGCGCTGCCATTCGGTCAGTTCTGGCTTGGGCCGCGGAGGCTTGGGCTTCGGGTATTGCACCCATGAAATGTGGTCAGCCAACCACTCATGAGCGCGGATCGTCAGGGATCGCATAGGCCGATTTCGGGTTCAGGAACGATAAGTATAGGTCACCATGATCGACGCATATAAGATCGGCGCCACGCTGGTCCTGAACGACCTGATCGCGCCTCAACTGCTGAAGCTGGCGGCCGAGTTCAAGAAGGTCGACGCGCTGGCCCTGCAGGTCAACAAGCGCCTGAAGGCGATGGGGGCAGAGGCGGCCGGCGTGCGCAACCTCGTCACGGCGACTAAGCAGCTGGAAGGCGGATTGCGGGGCGTCGGCGGCAATGCGCTGCTGGTTGAGCGGAATCTCCGGCGCATTCGTCGCGCCGTCCCGGCTAGTCTCGGGATCGAGGCCGAGATGGTCCGCGCCAACGCCGAGTCCGCGCAGCTTGCCCGGAACATCCACGCCATCCACATGGCGGGCGTCGCCGCTTCGCGGTCATCGTTCATGGGGCATCTTGGCGGCGGCGCTGGTGGCGGCGGTGGTCGTCCGGCTCTGCCTGGCCCTGGCGGCTACATCTCCGGCTTGCCCCGTCGCCGCGGCGGTGCGGCGGCCGGTGGTGGCGGCATGGGCGGCGGTCACGGCGGCAATATCCACGTCGGCCCCGGCGGATTCGGTGTCGGCGCGATCGGCATGGGCATTCCCGGCGGCGCTCTGGCGCCTGTGGCGGCTGGGATGGCTGGCCTCTACATGACCAAGGCCATGTACGACGCCGGCAAGGAGTATCAGGTCGCCTACACCCGGTTCAAGACCTTGAATCTGGGCGAAGAGGTCAACAAGCAAGCCGACCAGTTTGCGCGCGGCACGCGGGTATTCGGCACGTCGAGCGCCCAGCTGATGGAGACGCTGCGCGAGTCGGTCGGCATGTTCGGCGGCCTGGATCTCGCCAAAGAGGTCGCGCCGACGCTGGCCGCCCTGAATGCGGCAAATTCCGGCCTGTTCAGCGGCAAGGTTGGCGCGCTCGACGAAGGCGCCGTTCGCGCTGTCATGCGCTTCAATGACATGCGCGGCAAGACCAACTCGAAAGAGGACTTCCTCAGCAGCCTGGATCTAGCCCAGCGCATGGTCACCGGCTCGGGCGGTGCACTGAAGTTCGCCGATCTCGAGCAATTCGCCAAGACCGGCGGCGCCGCGTTCAAGGGACTGAGCGATCAGGGCATCATGAACATGGCCACCCTGATGCAGGAACAGGGCGGCGCTCGAACCGGTACCGCGCTAATGTCGCTGTACCAGAACCTGGTAGCCGGCCGGACGCCGAAGAAGACGATGGCCGCGCTGGCAGACGCCGGCTTGGCCGAGTTGACAGAGGTCACGAGCGGCAGCGTGGGCGGCAAGCAGATCAAGTCCACTGCGCTTAAGAACATCGTCGACGAGAAGCTGCTCCGGGAAGATCCGGCGGCGTGGATCATGAAGTACGTCGACGCGGCAGCCATCAAGGCCGGCGCCAAGACTGACTCCGAGAAGATCGCCTTCACCAACCAGCTTCTGTCCAATCGGCAGGCGTCCAACATGGGCGCCAACTTCACCACGCAGCAGGAACAGGCGCTGCGTGACGCCAAGCTGGTCAAGAACGCCAAGGGCACCCAAGGCACGATCGAAGAGTTCAAGAAGACCGCGCCGGGCGCCGAGGCGGATTTCATCGCGGCATGGGAATCCATGAAGGCTGAGATGGGCCGCGGTGTGCTGCCGACGGTCACGAAGATCCTGAACGCAGGTACGGAGTTCTTCCGGTCGGTCAACGACTGGGGGCAAAAGAACGCCGACATGAATGCGCGTCTGCAATCTGCCGGCTCGCCGTTTTCTCTGGATCCTCGCGACATCGGCTCTGGCGGCGTGCTGGGTTGGGCCTGGCGTGCTGGCAAGGCGATGTTTGGTGGCGACCCAACCAAGGGCACCGACAAGAACGACCGGCTTGCCAATGCCAACCCTGTCGGCCAGAGCAATACGTCAATGGTCCAAGTCAGCAGCCAGATCAAGCTGGATAGCCGCGTGGTGGCCGAGGCTCTGACCTGGCATCAGTCGCGGGAGCTGCAGCGTCCGCAAACCGGGCCAAGCGGATTTGACCCGTCCATGTCGCTACCGCCGCCGTCTATGAGGTGAATGAATGGCTGATCTAGCGCTTTACCTGGGGGAAATGCAGTTCGATGGAACTGAGATCCCCCAGCAGATCGCCATTGGCGGCGAGCAGCGGCTCGTGACGCATGACTTGGTCGGCGGGCTGCGCGTGGTGGATGCCATGGGAGGCTTCTGCCTGCCGATCGAGTGGTCGGGCTGGCTGCGCGGGCAGGATGCGATGCAGCGCGCGCGCTACCTCGACACCATGCGGGCGCAGGGCAAGCCGCTGGCCCTGACGTGGTCCGAGTTCATCTATGCCGTTGTGATCCGGACCTTCCGGGCTGACTTCCAGCGGTTCTACCAGATGCCATACAGCATCGTGCTGGAGGTAGTCGAGGATCTTGGCCAGCCGGTCAGGTCTCTGTCAGAGGCCAGCATCGACAGCCTGATTGGCGGCGACATGCTGACGGCCGGCGGCATCGTGGATGCCCTGGGTATGCCCAGTATCACCAGCCTGTTCGGCGCGGTACAGACCGCGGTGGACGGCGTTTCCTCGTTCGCCAATGCCGCGCAGTCGACGCTCAATGGTGTCCTGCAGCCGATCGCGGCGCTGCGCAATGAAGCGCAGACGATCGTCGCGCAGGTGAATAACGTGCTGGTGAACGTGGTCACGGTGGGAGGCATCCTGCCGAACACGCCGATCGCGCAGCAGGTACAGAAGATCTCCAGCCAGATCCTGGCCGCGCAGCAGCTCCCGGCGCTGGTGAACCTCGATCGCGTCATGGGGCGCGTACAGGGCAACGTCGGCAGCGTCTACAACAGCGCGCGCCGCGAGACTGTCGCCGGCGGCAACCTGATGGACATGGCCGCGCAGATCTACGGCGACGCGATGGCATGGACTGGCCTCGCCAAGGCCAACGGCATGACCGATCCGGCCGTGACCGGCATTCAGGAACTGACTATCCCAGCCACCGCAGATACGAACGGCGGCATTCTGATCTCGTAGAGGTGCTATGCAGAACACGCTACCCGTCGTCCCGGCCGTCCGGGCGCCGCGCGGGATCGTGCAGATCTCTGGCGAGCAGGTGCAGGGCTGGGAAAGCTGGACCGTCTCGGTCAATACCTACTACCAGGCTGACACCTTTCGGGTGAAGTTCGCGGAATCGCTGCTCTCACCGCAGCGCGACGCGGCGTGGTTCTCGGCGCTGACGGAAGGTTTCGTCGAGGTCTTCGGCGGCTTCCCGCTGGACCCGGAGAACTACACCGAGACCGACCTCGACAGCCTGATCTACGGCCGGATCGATGACATCGAGTACGACCCGGCGCGACGCACGATTGAGCTCATCGGGCGCGACCTGACGGCGGTCTTCATCGACGCCAAGACCTCGCTCCAGTTCCAGAACCTGACCTCGTCGCAGATCGCGACGAAGCTGGCTGAATCGCATGGCCTGACTGCGGACGTTACGCCGACGAAGGAACTGGTCGGCACCTACTACGCGCGCGATCATGCCCGCATTGTGGAAGAGCGCAGCGAATGGGATCTGCTGACCTACCTTGCGGTGAACGAGGGCTATCTCTGCTACGTCAAGGGCAAGACGCTGTACTTCCACCCGCGGCCGACCGATCAGGGCGACCCCTACGTGATCCGCTGGGAGCCGCCAACCGATGAGCGCGCGGCTCGGCAGGCCAACGTGCAGGAAATGGAGTTCTCGCGCAGCCTGACCGTCGCCAAGGGCGTGTCTGTCGTCGTGCGGTCGTGGAACGCCAAGCAGAAGCAGGGATTCACCGCCTACTACCCGAGCAAGGGCAAGTCGATTCAGGCGGGCAAGGCCGTGCCGTTCGGTGGTGTGCAGGTCTACAGCTTCGTCTTCCCGGGCCTCACGCAAGACCAGGCGACGCAGAAGGCGATCGAGCTGCACCGCGAGATCACCTCGCACGAAATGAAGTTCTGGGCGCGGATGCCGGCCGACAACATCCTCAATCCGACGATGATGGTCCAGGTCGAGGGCACCGGGACGAAATTTGACCAAGCCTACTACCCGGTCTCGGTGACGCGCCAGATGAGCCTGATTGCTGGCTACTCGATGCGCGTCGAGGCCAAGAATTCCAACCCTGAGACGGTGCCCTCGCCATGATGCAGGCCATTCGAAACCAGATGGCGATGGCCGCGCAGCTTGCCCGGGGTGATGTGGCCGAGTCGCGCGCGGGCATCGTGCGCAGCTACGACCCGGACCGGGCCGCGGCGCGCGTGGAGTTCGTCGACCGCTCCAATACGAGCGACGACGAAGCGCTGTTCATCTCCGGATGGCTTCCGGTGACATCGCCGTGGGTGGGCAACGGCTGGGGCATGGATGCGCCGCCGAGCCCCGGCGATCAGGTCGAAGTGAAGTTCTTCGGCGGCAGCGTCGAGAACGGCTATGTCTGCGGGCGCTTGTACAGCGACGCCGACCGGCCGCCTGGCGCGCCTTCCGGTGAGTTCTGGGTGGTCCACAAGTCCGGCTCTTCGCTGAAGTTCAAGAACGACGGCACGGTCGAGGTGGTCGCGCACACGACGGCCAAGTACACGGCGCAGTTGCATCACTTCATCGGGCCGGTGCAGATGGATGACACGCTACTGGTCGAGGACACGATCACAGGTCAGGGTGGCATGGCCGTGACCGGCGACAACGGGACAGGAAAGTCCATGAGCATCAGCGGCGATACGCAATTCGCCGGCCAGGTATCGGCCAACGGTAAGCGCATCGACGACACGCACGGTCACTCTGGCGTACAGAGCGGCGGCAGCAATACGGGACCGGTGGTATGACGCAGCAACTCCTGAACGACATCGACCACTGGGCCGGCGTGGACATCGGCGTGTCCGCGACCGGCGATCTTGGCCGGTCCAGCGGCGAGACGCGGACCCAGCAGCGGATCGTGCGGCGCTTGGTGACGAACCCGGGCGACTACATGTTCCACCCTAAGTACGGCGCAGGCCTGCCAGCCAAGATCGGCGAGAACGCCGACCTACCGGCGCTGCGCGCGCTGATCCGCACGCAGGTGCTGATGGAAGCGGCCGTGGCGCGGCTGCCCGAACCTGAGGTCGATCTAGTGCAGATCAACTCCGGCTTCTCGATCACCATCCGCTACACCAGCGCCGACACGCGCAAGCCCATCACCCTCAGTTTCGACGTGAACCGCTGACATGGCACTAAGCACCCTCGATTTTGTCACCCTCGTCCGAAACCAGGTCACGGCCATCCAGGGCTATGCCAAGGTTCTAGTCGACCTCACCGTCGGATCGATCCTGCGCGCGATCGTCGAGGCGAACGCCGCGGTAACGATCTGGCTGCAGAGCCTGATCCTTCAGGTGCTGGCGATCACTCGCGCGGCGACGTCGAGCGGCGCCGACCTCGATTCATGGGTCGCTGACTTCGGGGTCTCTCGTCTGCCGGCCACCTTCGCAACCGGTCAGGTCACGTTCTCACGCTTCACGGCGACGCTGCAGGCTGTCGTGCCGGTCGGCTCCGTCGTCCAGACCGGCGATGGCACCCAGCAGTACACCGTGACGGCCGACACGACCAACCCCGCGTACAACGGCACGCTCGGCGGCTATGTCATGGCGCCGGGTGTGTCGAGCGTCAGCGCGCCCGTGGTCGCCGTGACGGCGGGCTCGGCCGGCAATGCCATTGCCGGCGCAGTCTCGACCATCGCTGGTGCGATCTCTGGC
This window harbors:
- a CDS encoding phage tail protein, producing MTVVQAGQVNLTAQQVPGIIVAIQPPGPAPINGVPSNIGGIVGTATWGPVGVPVMVSDYAGGAAVFGQMQARKYDMMTLLRWAAMQGNVGAFSLVRVTDGTDVAASAIFATNFVTLTSKYTGTLGNSISAILAAGTAANTVKLTITLAGFQPEVFDNIPGSGATQRDNIVKAVNLGNSQFRGPSTICVATAGAGSTGPTLPATINLTGGTDGATTITGSVLLGTDTAPRKGLYALRKSGASVIALADCDDTTTWSSQIAYGLGEGAYMQLVGPAGDAISTALTAKASAGIDSYAGKVIFGDWVYVNDTVNNQVRLISPQAFALGLMVNQSPEKSTLNKQLQGIVATQRTYSNQPYSQAELLQLVQAGIDVLTNPSPGGKYFSFVLGVNTSSDQGQREDSYTRLTNYIAYSIDAWGGKFVGELQGFDDEDETRANAFAGLDQFLANMKGVRPRMIDNYKVVLDKTNNPDARIRSGWMQGDVQVRYLAVVRNFLVNLQGGQTTVIVR
- a CDS encoding phage baseplate assembly protein V, with amino-acid sequence MMQAIRNQMAMAAQLARGDVAESRAGIVRSYDPDRAAARVEFVDRSNTSDDEALFISGWLPVTSPWVGNGWGMDAPPSPGDQVEVKFFGGSVENGYVCGRLYSDADRPPGAPSGEFWVVHKSGSSLKFKNDGTVEVVAHTTAKYTAQLHHFIGPVQMDDTLLVEDTITGQGGMAVTGDNGTGKSMSISGDTQFAGQVSANGKRIDDTHGHSGVQSGGSNTGPVV
- a CDS encoding phage tail protein, with product MTQQLLNDIDHWAGVDIGVSATGDLGRSSGETRTQQRIVRRLVTNPGDYMFHPKYGAGLPAKIGENADLPALRALIRTQVLMEAAVARLPEPEVDLVQINSGFSITIRYTSADTRKPITLSFDVNR